A single window of Narcine bancroftii isolate sNarBan1 chromosome 1, sNarBan1.hap1, whole genome shotgun sequence DNA harbors:
- the LOC138747180 gene encoding zinc finger protein 235-like, with protein MNRFQCSDCGKNFNRSNELRRHQWVHTGERPFNCPKCEKSFTQISDLLTHQQVHTVERPFVCPQCGKGFTRTSHLLTHQRIHTGERPFVCPKCGKGFTQISDLLTHQRVHTGERPFTCSECGKGFTQTSSLRMHRRVHTGERPFTCPECGKGFTQTSSLLRHQRVHSGERPFTCPECGKGFTTTSHLLRHQWVHSGERPFTCHECGKGFTQTSHLLRHRRVHSGERPFTCPECRKAFTQTSSLRIHRRVHTGEKPFVCPECGKCFTQTSHLRMHQLVHTGERPFICPECRKSFTQTSSLLIHQLVHTGEKPFTCPDCGKGFTRSYNLLTHQRVHTGERPFTCPECGKGFTQFSSLKTHQRVHTSERPSSSVERASPSQPACRSTSGSTSEPHSVADLNPHPCQSNQGWTVSTVLSPSS; from the coding sequence ATGAACCGGTTTCAGTGCTCCGATTGCGGGAAGAACTTTAATAGGTCGAATGAGTTAAGGAGACACCAGTGGGTCCACACGGGGGAAAGGCCCTTCAACTGCCCAAAGTGTGAGAAGAGCTTCACCCAGATCTCcgacctgctgacccaccagcaggTCCACACTGTAGAGAGGCCGTTCGTCTGCCCCCAGTGTGGCAAAGGTTTCACGCGGACCTCCcatctgctgacccaccagcgcatccacaccggggagaggccgttCGTCTGCCCCAagtgtgggaagggcttcacccagatctccgacctgctgacccaccagcgggtccacactggggagagacccttcacctgctcTGAGTGCGGCAAGGGGTTCACACAAACGTCCAGCCTGCGGATGCACCGtcgagtccacaccggggagagaccctttacctgccctgagtgtggcaagggcttcacccagacaTCCAGCCTTCTGAGACATCAGCGGGTCCACTctggggagagacccttcacctgccccgagtgcgggAAGGGATTCACCACGACCTCACACTTACTGAGACACCAGTGGGTTCACTctggggagagacccttcacctgccatgagtgtgggaagggcttcacccaAACCTCCCACCTGCTGAGACACCGGCGGGTCCACTctggggagagacccttcacctgccccgagtgcagAAAGGCCTTCACCCAAACCTCCAGCCTGCGGATACACCgtcgggtccacactggggaaaagccGTTCGTCTGCCCTGAGTGTGGGAAGTGCTTCACCCAGACCTCCCACTTGCGGATGCACCAGCTTGTTCACACTGGGGAGCGGCCATTCATCTGCCCTGAGTGCAGGAAGAGCTTCACCCAGACATCTAGCTTGCTGATACACCAGTTggtccacaccggggaaaagCCGTTCACCTGCCCTGATtgtgggaagggcttcaccaGGTCGTACAATCTGCTGactcaccagcgggtccacaccggcgagaggcccttcacctgccccgagtgtggcAAGGGTTTCACCCAGTTCTCCAGCCTGAAGACTCACCAGCGGGTCCATACCAGTGAGAGGCCTTcttcatctgtggaaagagcttcACCCAGTCAGCCAGCCTGTAGAAGCACCAGTGGATCCACAAGTGAGCCGCATTCTGTGGCTGATCTAAATCCACACCCCTGTCAATCTAACCAGGGTTGGACCGTGTCCACTGTCCTGTCCCCGTCCAGCTGA